One window of the Streptomyces asoensis genome contains the following:
- a CDS encoding type I polyketide synthase yields the protein MLRTELIRPLPELLVHQARQFGAKIAYRDARRSVSYTDLESRTRRLAGHLAELRLQPGDRAAICLGNRVEIVESYYAITRASAIGVPVNPQSSDAELAHVLDDSGARIVITDHPHVEQLRRLLPDRPHLTVVLVGDGPVPSGFLPYEPFVTREPATPARDDLGLDDLAWMLYTSGTTGRPKGVLSTQRNCLWSVAACYVPVPGLGPEDRVVWPLPLFHSLSHIACVLSVVAVGASARIVDGLSAEDVLTALDEERATFLAGVPTLLHYLLDAARDRGFTAPQLRVALVGGAVTTASLRRSFERVFGVPLIDAYGSTETCGSITVNWPSGARAEGSCGLPVVGLGVRLVDTRTGEDVADGQEGEVWVRGPSVMAGYHNQPEATAAAFHDGWYRTGDLARRDEAGYFTITGRRKELIIRAGENIHPGEVEEVLRTVPGVADVAVVGKPHDVLGEVPVAFIVPGSQGPDTERLFTECRDRLSYFKVPEELYEIEAIPRTASGKIVRHRLLETPARLRATSSGLYDSLFRVDWIPSSPLSLGGAPGEPGDWALAGSDSLGLAAALQDAGVPCEVHTDPAAARTAARGGTGVLLTDRTAYDAGAGIEEFVASLQDWLADDRNENVTLVILTRRAVAAGDGEDVQDPAHTPLWGLVRALQTEHPGRLVLADLDSDGLGEDGARSLAAAVNVGEPQFAIRSGVALLPRFARVSMDREEQPLPLLDPDGTVLVTGAATAQGAALARHLVTAHDAHHLLLGFTPGHGDESVQTLCAELAGAGARATAVACDTGDRAALAELLADGGRPPLTAVVHAEEITGTGTVSAAAHALHDLTADRDLAAFVLCSSPLGVLGAPGAGDIAAESAALEALAQHRRAHGLPALSLAWGPWKDGAVESAVPFAAGELTEQQALVMFDAAHAAGEAAFIAMRLDNAALLTGPVPAPLRGLIDTTAQEARAETSELRGRLESLPAEEQEEILLRLVRTEAAAVLGRTGTEDVPADRAFKDLGFTSVMVVALRDRLSTATGLRLPATSAFDHPTPEALAHRLLEEVYGETADPARPAPAAVSDEPIAIVSMGCRLPGGVTSPEDLWRLVADGADGRSPFPSDRGWNLEELYDPDPDAAGKSYVTQGGFLDDVAGFDAEFFGISPREAVAMDPQQRLLLETSWEVLERADLDVRALRGADVGVFAGVMYHDYTTRAVRPAREIEGYLGVGGAGSVVSGRVSYTFGFEGPAVTVDTACSSSLVALHLAAQALRAGECSLALAGGVAVMATPGSFVEFSRQRGLAPDGRCKAFAAAADGTGWSEGVALLLLERLSDARRNGHEVLAVVRGSAINQDGASNGLTAPNGPSQQRVIRQALANADLTPADVDAVEAHGTGTSLGDPIEAQALLATYGQERPGDGHPLWLGSLKSNIGHAQAAAGAAGVIKMVQAMRHGVLPRTLHVDAPTPEVDWTRGAVQLLTEPRPWPETGRPRRAGVSSFGISGTNAHVVLEQPTEDPATTPADGPDPADTAERALPDGLVPLVLSAKSPQALRAQAGRVAALLDAEPAPALADVALTLSGRSAFEHRTVVVARSADEARDALAALAAGDGTTGTATDGKLAVVFSGQGAQRPGTGRDLYASFPVYARAFDEVCTTLDRRLDRPLRDVVLAEPGTPDADLLDRTAYTQAALFAVGVALYRLVESWGVRPDLVAGHSIGELAAAHVAGVWSLEDAAVLVAARGAMMQRLPEGGAMIAVQATEDEVVAELTEGVAVAALNGPEAVVLSGDAPAVEAVAAVLAARGRKTKRLRVSHAFHSPRMEPMLDAFHEVAAQLSFHTPALPVVSNLTGSLADPAQLCSPEYWVRHVRGTVRFADGLRTLREQGVTTVLELGPGGVLTAMAQDCLPEAVDCVAALRDGRPEPATLLAAVARAHTRGARVDWPSLFAGSGASGTVVPTYAFQHRRYWLDAAPGAGDLGAAGITAAGHPLLTAAVELPEADAVTFTGRLSRADRPWLADHAVDGTVLLAGTALVEMAVRAGDEVGHGAVRELVLAAPLVLPADGAVRIRVHVGAPDETGDRPVSVHSRPDGDDGAWTRHANGALTRTNPGDAPGIDTTPWPPPNATAVPVTDFYRQRAEAGYEYGPAFQGLRAVWTDGEEVFAEIALDDEHHDDADLFGLHPALFDAALHPSAFGGVAEPGEGRRLLPFAWNGVRLHASGAKALRVRLTPAGESGVSLRITDATGAPIVDVDSLVLRPVAAEHLRPATEAGHESLFRTTWTALPVTARADVPHGIRALDATGDGTSAEDVRALADRVLGDLQAFLAEPGDDTSRLLVVTRGAVAVLDGESVTDPAAAAVWGLVRSAQAEHPDRFLLADIDGHDASRDALTGLLVVAAAMEESQFAVRDGEVSVPRLVRAAAVGLTVPEGAGTWHLDTTGPGTLENLALVPNAASGPPAPGQVRVAVRAAGMNFRDVMIALDMYPGRAAIGGEGAGIVLETGPGVTGLAPGDRVMGLFPGGAFGPEAVTDHRRLVRVPEGWTFAQAAAAPIAFLTALYGLRDLAGVRPGETVLVHAAAGGVGMAAVQVARHLGAEVYGTASPGKWDTLRARGLDDAHLANSRTTDFEQDFLDATDGRGVDVVLDALAGEFVDASLRLLPRGGRFLEMGKTDIRDATEVAERHPGVEYRAYDLAEADDDRIRELLDELVGLFDRGTLTPLPVTAWDVRHAPDAFRHLSRARHTGKAVLTLPRRPDPDGTVLVTGGTGSLGALVARHLVTEHGARNLLLTSRRGPDAPGARELTAELTALGATVRVEACDAADRDALALLLDSVPATAPLTAVVHTAGVVDDGVLAALTPQRMATVLRPKADAALNLHELTRDLDLAAWVLFSSAAGVLGNPGQANYAAANSFLDGLARVRSAEGLPAVSLAWGLWSHASGMTSTLAETDRRRTERDGMLGLTAEEGLALLDTALTAGEPALVPTRLDLSVLRDRAASGGLPPMLRALVRAPRRAATAGTTPQRTLAERLAGLPAEEKAALVLDVVLKEAATVLGHLDASLVVPDRAFKEAGFDSLTAVELRNRLGRAAGTRLPTTAVFDYPAPTALADYLLKALDQESDPVAARLDALEAALDALLAEELEHSGIHSRLRFLGSRLEEAALKSGPDESGDRTRHLEAATADDVYAFIDNELGLG from the coding sequence ATGTTGCGCACGGAGCTGATCCGGCCGCTTCCCGAGCTGCTGGTCCACCAGGCCCGGCAATTCGGTGCCAAGATCGCCTACCGGGACGCCCGACGGAGCGTCAGCTACACCGACCTGGAGTCGCGGACCCGACGACTGGCCGGACACCTGGCGGAGTTGCGGCTGCAACCGGGCGACCGTGCGGCCATCTGCCTGGGCAACCGCGTCGAGATCGTCGAGAGTTACTATGCGATCACCCGGGCCAGTGCCATCGGAGTCCCCGTCAACCCGCAGAGCAGTGACGCGGAACTCGCGCACGTCCTTGACGACAGCGGCGCCCGGATCGTCATCACCGACCACCCGCATGTGGAACAGCTGCGGCGCCTGCTTCCGGACCGTCCGCACCTCACGGTCGTCCTGGTCGGCGACGGGCCGGTGCCGTCGGGCTTCCTGCCATACGAACCGTTCGTGACCCGGGAACCCGCCACGCCGGCCCGTGATGACCTCGGTCTCGACGATCTGGCGTGGATGCTCTACACCTCGGGCACCACCGGCAGGCCCAAGGGCGTGCTCTCCACCCAGCGCAACTGCCTGTGGTCGGTGGCCGCCTGCTATGTGCCGGTGCCCGGGCTCGGCCCCGAGGACCGCGTCGTGTGGCCTCTGCCTCTCTTTCACAGCCTCTCGCACATCGCCTGCGTGCTCTCCGTGGTGGCCGTGGGCGCCAGCGCCCGCATCGTCGACGGTCTGTCGGCTGAGGACGTGCTGACCGCCCTGGACGAGGAGCGCGCCACCTTCCTGGCCGGCGTGCCCACTCTGCTGCACTATCTGCTCGACGCGGCCCGCGACCGCGGCTTCACCGCTCCACAGCTGCGTGTGGCCCTGGTGGGTGGCGCGGTCACCACGGCATCGTTGCGCCGGTCGTTCGAGCGTGTCTTCGGCGTTCCCCTCATCGACGCCTACGGCTCCACCGAGACCTGCGGCTCCATCACCGTCAACTGGCCCTCGGGTGCCCGCGCCGAGGGCTCCTGCGGCCTGCCGGTGGTGGGTCTGGGCGTACGCCTGGTGGACACGCGGACCGGCGAGGACGTCGCCGACGGCCAGGAGGGCGAGGTGTGGGTGCGCGGGCCGAGTGTCATGGCCGGGTACCACAACCAGCCCGAAGCCACCGCGGCCGCCTTCCACGACGGCTGGTACCGCACCGGCGACCTGGCCCGCCGTGACGAGGCCGGCTACTTCACGATCACCGGCCGCCGGAAGGAACTGATCATCCGCGCCGGGGAGAACATCCATCCGGGAGAGGTGGAGGAGGTCCTGCGCACCGTCCCGGGCGTCGCCGACGTCGCGGTGGTCGGCAAGCCGCACGACGTGCTGGGCGAGGTACCGGTCGCGTTCATCGTCCCCGGCTCTCAGGGACCGGACACGGAACGGCTGTTCACCGAGTGCCGCGACCGCCTCTCCTACTTCAAGGTGCCCGAAGAGCTGTACGAGATCGAGGCGATCCCACGCACCGCCTCGGGCAAGATCGTGCGGCATCGGCTGCTGGAGACGCCCGCCCGGCTGCGCGCCACCAGCAGCGGCCTGTACGACTCGCTGTTCCGCGTCGACTGGATACCCAGCTCCCCGCTCTCCCTGGGCGGAGCCCCGGGCGAGCCGGGCGACTGGGCGCTGGCGGGCTCCGACTCGCTCGGCCTGGCCGCCGCCCTTCAGGACGCCGGCGTACCGTGCGAGGTCCACACCGACCCGGCCGCCGCCCGCACGGCCGCCCGGGGCGGCACCGGCGTCCTCCTCACGGACCGGACCGCCTACGACGCCGGGGCGGGCATCGAGGAGTTCGTCGCGTCCCTACAGGACTGGCTGGCCGACGACCGCAACGAGAACGTCACGCTCGTGATCCTCACCCGGCGCGCCGTGGCCGCCGGCGACGGCGAGGACGTACAGGACCCCGCGCACACCCCGCTGTGGGGCCTGGTCCGCGCGCTACAGACCGAGCACCCGGGCAGACTCGTGCTCGCCGACCTCGACAGCGACGGTCTCGGCGAGGACGGCGCGCGCTCCCTGGCCGCCGCCGTGAACGTCGGTGAACCGCAGTTCGCCATCCGCTCCGGTGTCGCCCTGCTGCCGCGCTTCGCCCGCGTCTCCATGGACCGCGAGGAGCAGCCGCTTCCGCTGCTCGACCCCGACGGGACGGTCCTGGTCACCGGCGCCGCCACCGCCCAGGGAGCCGCGCTCGCACGCCACCTCGTGACCGCGCACGACGCCCACCACCTGCTGCTGGGCTTCACCCCCGGACACGGCGACGAGAGCGTACAGACGCTGTGCGCCGAACTCGCCGGGGCCGGCGCCCGCGCCACCGCAGTCGCGTGCGACACGGGCGACCGCGCCGCGCTCGCCGAGCTGCTCGCGGACGGTGGCCGACCGCCGCTGACGGCCGTGGTGCACGCGGAGGAGATCACCGGAACCGGCACCGTGTCCGCCGCGGCGCACGCCCTGCACGACCTGACCGCCGACCGCGACCTGGCCGCCTTCGTCCTGTGCTCCTCTCCCCTGGGAGTCCTGGGCGCCCCCGGCGCCGGCGACATCGCAGCCGAGAGCGCCGCGCTGGAGGCGCTGGCCCAGCACCGGCGCGCCCACGGCCTGCCCGCGTTGTCCCTGGCCTGGGGCCCCTGGAAGGACGGCGCGGTCGAGAGCGCCGTACCCTTCGCGGCGGGCGAACTCACCGAACAGCAAGCCCTGGTGATGTTCGACGCCGCGCACGCCGCCGGCGAGGCCGCGTTCATCGCGATGCGCCTCGACAACGCCGCCCTGCTCACCGGCCCGGTCCCCGCACCGTTGCGCGGACTGATCGACACCACGGCTCAGGAGGCGCGCGCCGAGACCTCGGAGCTGCGCGGCCGACTGGAGAGCCTGCCCGCCGAGGAGCAGGAGGAAATCCTGCTGCGGCTGGTGCGCACCGAGGCCGCCGCGGTCCTCGGACGCACCGGCACCGAGGACGTCCCGGCCGACCGGGCCTTCAAGGACCTGGGGTTCACCTCCGTGATGGTCGTGGCCCTGCGCGACCGGCTCAGCACCGCCACCGGACTGCGGCTCCCCGCCACCAGCGCCTTCGACCACCCCACCCCCGAAGCCCTGGCGCACCGGCTGCTGGAGGAGGTCTACGGCGAGACCGCCGACCCGGCCCGGCCCGCCCCCGCCGCGGTCTCCGACGAGCCGATCGCCATCGTCTCGATGGGCTGCCGGCTGCCGGGCGGCGTCACGTCACCCGAGGACCTGTGGCGTCTGGTCGCCGACGGCGCCGACGGCCGCTCCCCGTTCCCGTCCGACCGGGGCTGGAACCTGGAGGAGCTGTACGACCCCGACCCCGACGCCGCCGGAAAGTCGTACGTCACGCAGGGCGGCTTCCTCGACGACGTGGCCGGCTTCGACGCCGAGTTCTTCGGGATCTCCCCGCGCGAGGCGGTGGCGATGGACCCCCAGCAGCGGCTCCTCCTGGAGACCTCCTGGGAGGTCCTCGAACGCGCGGACCTGGACGTGAGGGCCCTGCGCGGCGCGGACGTCGGCGTCTTCGCGGGGGTCATGTACCACGACTACACCACCCGGGCGGTGCGGCCCGCGAGGGAGATCGAGGGCTACCTCGGCGTCGGCGGCGCGGGCAGCGTCGTCTCCGGCCGGGTGTCGTACACCTTCGGCTTCGAGGGCCCCGCCGTGACGGTGGACACGGCGTGCTCGTCCTCGCTGGTCGCCCTGCATCTCGCCGCCCAGGCGCTGCGCGCGGGGGAGTGCTCCCTGGCGCTGGCGGGCGGTGTCGCGGTGATGGCGACCCCGGGCAGCTTCGTCGAGTTCTCGCGGCAGCGCGGACTCGCTCCCGACGGACGCTGCAAGGCCTTCGCCGCCGCGGCGGACGGCACCGGCTGGTCCGAGGGCGTGGCGCTGCTGCTGCTGGAGCGGCTGTCGGACGCCCGCCGCAACGGCCACGAGGTCCTCGCCGTCGTCCGCGGCTCCGCCATCAACCAGGACGGCGCCTCCAACGGCCTCACCGCGCCCAACGGCCCCTCCCAGCAGCGCGTCATCCGCCAGGCCCTCGCCAACGCGGACCTCACCCCCGCCGACGTCGACGCCGTCGAGGCGCACGGCACCGGCACCTCCCTCGGCGACCCGATCGAGGCGCAGGCCCTTCTCGCCACCTACGGTCAGGAACGGCCCGGCGACGGCCACCCGCTGTGGCTCGGCTCCCTCAAGTCCAACATCGGCCACGCGCAGGCCGCCGCCGGTGCGGCAGGCGTGATCAAGATGGTGCAGGCGATGCGGCACGGCGTGCTGCCCCGGACGCTCCACGTCGACGCCCCGACGCCCGAAGTGGACTGGACCCGCGGCGCGGTCCAACTGCTCACCGAGCCCAGGCCCTGGCCCGAGACCGGACGCCCGCGCCGCGCGGGCGTGTCCTCCTTCGGCATCAGCGGCACCAACGCCCACGTCGTCCTCGAACAGCCCACCGAGGACCCCGCCACGACTCCCGCCGACGGACCGGACCCGGCGGACACGGCGGAGCGCGCGCTGCCCGACGGACTCGTCCCGCTCGTCCTCTCCGCCAAGTCTCCCCAGGCCCTGCGCGCGCAGGCCGGACGTGTCGCCGCCCTTCTCGACGCGGAGCCGGCGCCCGCCCTCGCCGATGTCGCCCTCACGCTCAGCGGCCGCTCCGCCTTCGAGCACCGCACGGTCGTGGTCGCCCGCTCCGCGGACGAGGCCCGCGACGCCCTGGCCGCCCTCGCCGCCGGCGACGGCACGACCGGCACCGCCACCGACGGCAAACTCGCCGTCGTCTTCTCCGGCCAGGGCGCGCAACGCCCCGGGACGGGCCGCGACCTGTACGCGTCGTTCCCGGTGTACGCCCGCGCCTTCGACGAGGTCTGCACCACCCTGGACCGCCGGCTCGACCGCCCGCTGCGGGACGTCGTCCTCGCCGAACCCGGCACTCCCGACGCGGACCTGCTCGACCGGACCGCCTACACCCAGGCAGCCCTGTTCGCCGTCGGAGTGGCCCTCTACCGGCTGGTCGAGTCCTGGGGCGTGCGCCCCGATCTGGTCGCCGGGCACTCCATCGGTGAGCTCGCCGCCGCCCATGTGGCCGGTGTGTGGTCCCTGGAGGACGCCGCGGTCCTGGTCGCCGCCCGCGGCGCGATGATGCAGCGGCTGCCTGAGGGCGGTGCCATGATCGCCGTACAGGCCACCGAGGACGAGGTCGTCGCCGAGCTCACCGAGGGAGTCGCTGTCGCGGCGCTCAACGGCCCCGAAGCCGTCGTCCTCTCCGGTGACGCGCCCGCCGTCGAAGCCGTGGCCGCCGTGCTCGCGGCCCGCGGCCGCAAGACGAAACGGCTGCGCGTCTCGCACGCCTTCCACTCGCCGCGCATGGAGCCGATGCTCGATGCCTTCCACGAGGTCGCCGCCCAACTGAGCTTCCACACCCCCGCCCTGCCCGTCGTCTCCAACCTGACCGGCTCCCTCGCCGACCCCGCACAGCTGTGCTCCCCCGAGTACTGGGTACGCCACGTCCGCGGCACGGTCCGCTTCGCCGACGGCCTTCGCACCCTGCGCGAACAGGGCGTCACCACCGTGCTCGAACTCGGGCCCGGCGGAGTGCTGACCGCCATGGCGCAGGACTGCCTTCCCGAGGCCGTCGACTGCGTGGCCGCACTGCGCGACGGACGGCCGGAACCCGCGACGCTGCTCGCGGCCGTCGCCCGGGCCCACACCAGGGGCGCCCGCGTCGACTGGCCCTCGCTGTTCGCCGGCAGCGGCGCCAGCGGCACCGTCGTACCGACGTACGCCTTCCAGCACCGGCGCTACTGGCTCGACGCCGCCCCCGGCGCCGGTGACCTCGGAGCCGCGGGCATCACCGCGGCCGGCCACCCGCTGCTGACCGCGGCGGTGGAACTGCCCGAGGCCGATGCCGTCACCTTCACCGGGCGCCTGTCCCGGGCCGACCGGCCCTGGCTCGCCGACCACGCGGTCGACGGCACGGTCCTGCTGGCCGGAACGGCGCTGGTCGAGATGGCCGTCCGGGCCGGCGACGAGGTCGGGCACGGCGCCGTCCGCGAACTCGTCCTGGCCGCGCCCCTGGTGCTGCCCGCCGACGGTGCGGTGCGCATCCGCGTGCACGTCGGCGCCCCGGACGAGACCGGCGACCGCCCCGTCTCCGTCCACTCCCGCCCCGACGGCGACGACGGGGCGTGGACCCGCCACGCGAACGGTGCCCTGACACGGACGAACCCCGGCGACGCGCCGGGCATCGACACCACCCCGTGGCCCCCGCCGAACGCCACGGCCGTGCCCGTCACGGACTTCTACCGGCAACGCGCCGAGGCCGGCTACGAGTACGGCCCCGCCTTCCAGGGACTGCGCGCGGTGTGGACCGACGGAGAGGAGGTTTTCGCCGAGATCGCCCTCGACGACGAACACCACGACGACGCCGACCTGTTCGGCCTGCACCCGGCCCTCTTCGACGCCGCCCTGCACCCCAGCGCATTCGGCGGCGTCGCCGAGCCCGGCGAAGGAAGGCGTCTGCTGCCCTTCGCGTGGAACGGCGTACGACTGCACGCCTCGGGTGCCAAGGCCCTGCGGGTCCGGCTGACCCCCGCCGGAGAGAGCGGGGTGTCCCTGCGCATCACCGACGCCACCGGAGCCCCGATCGTCGACGTCGACTCCCTCGTCCTGCGCCCCGTGGCGGCCGAACACCTGCGCCCGGCTACCGAAGCCGGACACGAATCCCTGTTCCGTACGACGTGGACGGCGCTGCCGGTCACGGCGCGCGCGGACGTTCCGCACGGCATCCGCGCCCTCGACGCCACTGGAGACGGCACCTCGGCCGAGGACGTACGCGCGCTCGCCGACCGTGTGCTGGGAGACCTCCAGGCATTTCTGGCCGAGCCCGGCGACGACACATCGCGGCTGCTGGTGGTCACCAGGGGCGCCGTCGCCGTTCTCGACGGCGAGAGCGTCACCGACCCGGCGGCAGCCGCGGTCTGGGGCCTGGTGCGCTCCGCCCAGGCCGAGCACCCCGACCGCTTCCTCCTGGCCGACATCGACGGACACGACGCCTCCCGCGACGCGCTCACCGGGCTCCTGGTGGTGGCCGCGGCCATGGAGGAGTCGCAGTTCGCGGTACGTGACGGCGAGGTGTCCGTGCCCCGCCTCGTCCGCGCCGCCGCGGTCGGCCTGACGGTTCCCGAAGGCGCCGGCACCTGGCATCTGGACACCACCGGGCCCGGCACCCTGGAGAACCTGGCCCTCGTGCCGAATGCCGCATCCGGCCCACCGGCCCCCGGCCAGGTCCGGGTGGCCGTCCGCGCCGCAGGCATGAACTTCCGCGACGTCATGATCGCTCTGGACATGTACCCCGGGAGGGCCGCGATCGGCGGCGAGGGCGCGGGCATCGTCCTGGAGACCGGCCCCGGCGTGACCGGCCTGGCGCCCGGTGACCGGGTCATGGGCCTGTTCCCCGGCGGGGCGTTCGGCCCGGAGGCCGTGACCGACCACCGCAGGCTCGTTCGCGTCCCCGAGGGATGGACCTTCGCACAGGCCGCCGCCGCGCCCATCGCGTTCCTCACCGCCCTCTACGGCCTGCGCGACCTGGCCGGCGTCCGGCCCGGTGAGACCGTCCTGGTCCACGCCGCGGCCGGCGGCGTCGGCATGGCCGCCGTCCAGGTCGCCCGTCACCTGGGCGCCGAGGTCTACGGCACCGCCAGCCCCGGCAAGTGGGACACCCTCCGTGCCCGCGGACTCGACGACGCGCACCTGGCCAACTCCCGCACCACCGACTTCGAGCAGGACTTCCTTGACGCCACCGACGGCCGTGGCGTCGACGTCGTCCTCGACGCACTGGCCGGCGAGTTCGTCGACGCGTCCCTGCGCCTGCTGCCGCGGGGCGGGCGCTTCCTGGAGATGGGCAAGACCGACATCCGTGACGCCACAGAGGTCGCCGAACGCCACCCCGGGGTCGAGTACCGCGCCTACGACCTCGCGGAGGCGGACGACGACCGTATCCGCGAGCTGCTGGACGAACTCGTCGGCCTCTTCGACCGCGGAACCCTCACCCCGCTGCCGGTGACGGCATGGGACGTACGGCACGCCCCGGACGCCTTCCGGCACCTCAGCCGGGCCCGCCACACCGGCAAGGCCGTCCTCACCCTGCCACGCCGGCCCGACCCCGACGGCACCGTCCTGGTCACCGGCGGCACCGGCTCCCTCGGCGCACTCGTCGCCCGCCACCTCGTCACCGAACACGGCGCCCGCAACCTGCTGCTCACCAGCAGGCGCGGCCCCGACGCGCCCGGCGCGCGGGAACTCACCGCCGAACTCACCGCCCTGGGGGCGACCGTACGTGTCGAGGCCTGCGACGCCGCCGACCGCGACGCCCTGGCCCTGCTGCTGGACTCCGTCCCCGCAACCGCGCCCCTGACGGCCGTCGTGCACACCGCGGGCGTCGTCGACGACGGCGTGCTCGCCGCGCTCACCCCGCAGCGGATGGCCACCGTCCTGCGGCCCAAGGCCGACGCAGCCCTCAACCTGCACGAGCTGACCCGGGACCTCGACCTCGCCGCCTGGGTGCTGTTCTCCTCGGCCGCCGGTGTCCTCGGCAACCCCGGGCAGGCCAACTACGCGGCAGCCAACTCCTTCCTCGACGGACTCGCCCGCGTCCGCAGTGCCGAAGGACTGCCCGCGGTGTCGCTCGCCTGGGGCCTGTGGTCGCACGCGAGCGGCATGACCAGCACCCTCGCCGAAACCGACCGCCGGCGCACCGAACGCGACGGCATGCTCGGGCTGACGGCCGAGGAGGGACTGGCCCTCCTCGACACCGCCCTGACCGCCGGGGAACCGGCCCTCGTGCCGACCCGGCTCGACCTGAGCGTGCTGCGCGACCGGGCCGCTTCCGGCGGGCTTCCCCCGATGCTGCGCGCACTCGTACGCGCGCCGCGCCGCGCCGCTACCGCCGGTACGACCCCCCAACGCACTCTGGCCGAACGGCTCGCGGGACTCCCCGCGGAGGAGAAGGCCGCCCTCGTTCTGGACGTGGTCCTCAAGGAAGCCGCGACTGTCCTCGGCCACTTGGACGCCTCACTGGTCGTACCCGACCGCGCCTTCAAGGAGGCCGGGTTCGACTCGCTGACAGCGGTGGAACTGCGCAACCGGCTCGGCAGGGCGGCAGGTACCAGGCTGCCCACGACGGCCGTGTTCGACTACCCGGCTCCCACCGCGCTCGCCGACTACCTGCTCAAGGCCCTCGACCAGGAATCCGATCCGGTCGCGGCCAGACTCGACGCCCTGGAAGCGGCGCTCGACGCCCTGTTGGCGGAGGAACTGGAGCACTCCGGCATCCACTCCCGGCTGCGGTTCCTCGGATCGAGGCTCGAAGAAGCCGCCCTGAAGAGCGGCCCCGACGAGAGCGGCGACCGGACCCGGCACCTCGAAGCCGCCACCGCCGACGACGTCTACGCCTTCATCGACAACGAGCTCGGGCTCGGCTGA
- a CDS encoding 3-dehydroquinate synthase family protein — MTNSAPHHTRIRVELGDRSYPVDIGPGVRHSLSGIVERMGARRAAVVSARPDAWIPDPGVPSLVLRARDGERDKTLGTVESLCREFVRFGLTRDDVVVSVGGGTTTDVVGLAAALFHRGVPVVHLPTTLLAQVDASVGGKTAVNTPEGKNLIGAYWQPSAVLCDTDYLETLPEREMLNGYGEIARCHFIGAGDLRELPLPEQIAASVARKAQIVSADERDTGLRHLLNYGHTMGHALELATDFRLRHGEAVAIGTVFAGRLARAMDRIDGQRAAEHLEVVRHYGLPHELPADVAPARLIELVRLDKKAMSGLTFVLDGKDGAELVPDLPEDVVARVLAEMPRAAA, encoded by the coding sequence ATGACGAATTCGGCACCCCATCACACCCGTATCCGGGTGGAACTCGGCGACCGCTCCTATCCCGTCGACATCGGACCCGGGGTGCGGCACTCGCTGTCCGGGATCGTCGAGCGGATGGGAGCGCGGCGCGCGGCGGTGGTCTCGGCTCGGCCGGACGCCTGGATTCCCGACCCCGGCGTGCCCTCGCTGGTCCTGCGAGCCCGTGACGGCGAGAGGGACAAGACGCTCGGCACGGTCGAATCGCTGTGCCGGGAGTTCGTGCGTTTCGGCCTGACCCGTGACGATGTCGTCGTCTCGGTCGGCGGCGGCACCACGACGGACGTCGTGGGTCTCGCCGCCGCCCTCTTCCACCGCGGGGTGCCCGTGGTACATCTTCCGACCACGCTGCTCGCGCAGGTGGACGCCAGCGTCGGCGGCAAGACCGCGGTGAACACACCCGAGGGCAAGAACCTCATCGGCGCCTACTGGCAGCCCAGTGCGGTGCTGTGCGACACCGACTACCTGGAGACCCTGCCCGAGCGGGAGATGCTCAACGGCTACGGGGAGATCGCCCGCTGCCACTTCATCGGCGCCGGCGACCTGCGGGAGCTGCCGCTGCCGGAGCAGATCGCGGCGAGTGTGGCGCGCAAGGCACAGATCGTGTCCGCCGACGAGCGCGACACCGGCCTGCGCCACCTGCTCAACTACGGCCACACCATGGGCCACGCGTTGGAGCTGGCCACGGACTTCCGGCTGCGGCACGGCGAAGCGGTGGCGATCGGCACCGTGTTCGCGGGGCGGCTCGCCCGGGCCATGGACCGGATCGACGGGCAGCGGGCGGCGGAGCACCTGGAAGTGGTGCGTCACTACGGGCTGCCCCACGAGCTGCCCGCGGACGTCGCTCCGGCCCGGCTGATCGAACTCGTACGGCTGGACAAGAAGGCGATGTCGGGGCTGACCTTCGTGCTGGACGGCAAGGACGGCGCCGAGTTGGTGCCTGATCTGCCGGAGGACGTCGTCGCGCGGGTGCTGGCGGAGATGCCGCGCGCGGCGGCCTGA